From Candidatus Pedobacter colombiensis, one genomic window encodes:
- a CDS encoding heparinase II/III family protein: protein MNYLKKLVMAVLCLMCTLPAIAQEHPNIMLTKKNIEAVRKGAATYSLLKGSYQKVKADADKAIAEPISVPTPKDAGGGATHEQHKKNYTNMLNCGIAYQISGDKKYAAYVESMLLKYAADYGKWPLHPKRKENHEAGKIFWQSLNDFVWQVYTIQGYDMVYDAISPKNRVIINAGLFEPMLKFFTIDCKETFDKIHNHGTWDIAAVGMTGYVLNKPEYVEMALKGSAKDGKTGYMAQIDQLFSPDGYYTEGPYYQRYALLPFIIFAKTINNFQPELKIFEYRNQLLAKAINTSLQLTYTDGTFFPINDAIKGKTYETAELVYGVDIAYADIKPMPDLLDIAEKQNEVVVSDAGLKVAADLSAGKAKPFAYQSQLIKDGALGKEGGLGILRHGSNEDQQTLLLKAASQGMGHGHFDRLNLLYYDNGVEVLPDYGSARFINIESKRGGDYLPENKSWAKQTVAHNTLVVDQTSNYKGNPDVAQQNFPEILYFKNDKNLQVVSAAERNAYPGVQMIRTSALLKVAELSKPLVIDIFQALSDKSHQYDLPFWYKGYVVDASVKINAFTDQLKPLGEKYGYQHIWLNADQPIKEKTGYLSILNNKRFYTIHFATDTTVNLKTLSLGANDPEMNLVEGKAFMLSSPKSNNQIFFNIIETHGNSNPVDETTTGAKSKVSDLKILSSNKDQVTVSFKVKDKLYTYQINYNNKENFIKLN, encoded by the coding sequence ATGAACTACTTAAAAAAGTTGGTAATGGCCGTGCTTTGTCTGATGTGTACCCTACCTGCAATTGCACAGGAACACCCCAATATCATGCTTACCAAAAAAAATATTGAAGCGGTAAGAAAGGGAGCGGCTACTTATTCTTTACTAAAAGGATCATATCAGAAGGTTAAAGCTGATGCGGATAAAGCCATTGCAGAACCCATCAGTGTACCGACCCCTAAAGATGCAGGTGGTGGTGCCACACACGAACAGCATAAAAAAAACTATACCAATATGCTGAACTGTGGTATTGCTTATCAAATTTCGGGTGATAAAAAGTATGCAGCCTATGTAGAAAGTATGTTGCTAAAATATGCTGCCGACTATGGCAAATGGCCGCTGCATCCCAAAAGAAAAGAAAATCATGAGGCCGGAAAAATCTTCTGGCAAAGCCTGAATGATTTTGTATGGCAGGTATATACCATACAAGGTTATGATATGGTTTATGATGCCATATCTCCAAAAAACAGAGTCATTATAAATGCCGGTTTATTTGAACCTATGCTTAAATTCTTTACCATTGATTGTAAAGAAACCTTTGATAAAATCCATAACCATGGCACCTGGGATATTGCGGCGGTAGGTATGACCGGCTATGTTCTCAACAAACCGGAATATGTAGAAATGGCGCTAAAAGGATCAGCAAAGGATGGTAAGACCGGTTATATGGCGCAAATAGATCAATTATTTTCTCCGGATGGATACTATACAGAGGGACCTTATTATCAAAGATATGCCCTGCTTCCTTTTATCATTTTCGCAAAAACGATCAATAACTTCCAACCGGAGTTAAAGATCTTTGAATACCGTAATCAACTCTTAGCTAAGGCCATAAACACTTCTTTACAACTCACCTATACTGATGGTACTTTTTTTCCTATCAATGATGCTATAAAAGGTAAAACATACGAAACTGCCGAACTGGTATATGGTGTTGACATTGCCTATGCGGATATCAAACCTATGCCCGATCTGCTCGACATTGCCGAGAAACAGAACGAAGTTGTTGTTTCAGATGCTGGGTTAAAGGTAGCTGCAGATCTAAGTGCCGGCAAAGCCAAGCCTTTTGCTTACCAATCACAACTTATAAAAGATGGCGCTTTAGGGAAGGAAGGTGGACTAGGGATATTAAGACACGGCAGCAATGAAGACCAACAAACCTTACTGTTAAAAGCTGCTTCACAAGGTATGGGACATGGGCATTTCGACAGGCTAAACTTATTGTACTACGACAATGGTGTTGAAGTTTTACCAGATTATGGGTCAGCCAGATTTATCAACATAGAATCTAAAAGGGGTGGAGATTATTTGCCAGAGAATAAATCATGGGCAAAACAAACTGTTGCACACAATACCCTGGTGGTAGATCAAACTTCCAACTACAAAGGAAACCCTGATGTTGCCCAACAGAACTTTCCTGAGATTCTGTATTTTAAAAATGATAAAAACCTACAGGTAGTCAGCGCTGCCGAACGTAATGCCTATCCAGGTGTGCAAATGATCAGAACATCGGCATTGCTCAAAGTTGCAGAACTCAGTAAACCATTGGTGATTGATATATTCCAGGCATTATCTGATAAATCGCATCAATACGACCTCCCTTTTTGGTATAAAGGATATGTTGTTGATGCTTCTGTAAAGATCAATGCTTTTACAGATCAGTTAAAGCCATTAGGTGAGAAATATGGCTATCAACATATCTGGCTAAATGCAGATCAGCCGATTAAAGAAAAGACCGGATATCTGAGCATTTTAAATAACAAACGCTTTTATACTATCCATTTTGCCACCGATACCACAGTTAATTTAAAAACATTGTCACTTGGTGCTAATGATCCGGAAATGAACCTGGTAGAGGGCAAAGCCTTTATGCTATCTTCTCCTAAATCGAATAATCAGATCTTTTTTAACATTATAGAGACACATGGGAACAGCAATCCGGTTGATGAAACTACAACCGGCGCCAAGAGTAAGGTTAGTGATTTAAAGATTCTGAGCAGCAATAAAGACCAGGTTACAGTTTCATTTAAGGTAAAAGATAAATTGTACACCTATCAGATCAATTACAACAACAAAGAAAACTTTATAAAACTTAATTGA
- a CDS encoding alpha/beta hydrolase, protein MKKMIMLCGLLFTGYALSAQDTVVVKKVTYPAGFTEQLNVVYTKVKDWEGKLDLYLPPAKNGPSPLVINIHGGGWNKGNKESQTGFSGFFKKGYAVANIAYRLTGVATAPAAVEDTRCALIYLISNAKKLNIDVNKIVIMGGSAGGHLALMGGLLENNHIFDTNCMGTEKIKVAAIIDKYGITDVWDWGYGLDKTSKSATSWLGAKAKDKDFAMSLSPLYLVKKTSPPVFIVHGDADPTVPYQQSVALKVKLDELGVKNEFVTVKGGQHGKFTPEDNAIVNAKIIDFLKGLGL, encoded by the coding sequence ATGAAGAAAATGATCATGCTTTGCGGGCTACTCTTTACGGGTTACGCTCTTAGTGCTCAGGATACAGTAGTCGTAAAAAAGGTAACCTATCCGGCAGGCTTTACGGAGCAGTTAAATGTAGTTTACACCAAAGTTAAAGATTGGGAAGGTAAACTCGACCTATACCTCCCCCCTGCCAAAAATGGCCCAAGTCCGCTGGTCATCAATATCCATGGCGGTGGCTGGAACAAAGGAAATAAGGAATCGCAAACCGGATTTAGTGGCTTCTTTAAAAAGGGCTATGCAGTAGCTAATATTGCTTATCGGCTTACGGGTGTTGCAACTGCGCCGGCAGCTGTTGAAGACACCCGCTGTGCATTGATTTACCTGATCAGCAATGCTAAGAAACTCAATATTGATGTCAACAAAATTGTAATTATGGGCGGTTCTGCCGGTGGGCACCTTGCCCTAATGGGTGGACTGCTGGAGAACAACCACATTTTCGACACCAATTGTATGGGGACTGAGAAAATTAAAGTTGCGGCCATTATAGACAAATATGGCATTACCGATGTATGGGATTGGGGTTATGGTCTTGACAAGACCAGCAAATCAGCCACCAGCTGGCTGGGTGCTAAAGCAAAAGATAAAGACTTTGCCATGTCTCTATCCCCGCTATACCTGGTAAAGAAAACCAGTCCCCCGGTATTTATTGTACATGGCGACGCAGACCCAACAGTGCCTTATCAGCAATCCGTTGCGCTTAAAGTAAAACTGGATGAACTAGGCGTAAAGAATGAATTTGTTACTGTTAAAGGTGGTCAGCACGGCAAATTTACCCCTGAAGACAACGCAATAGTCAATGCAAAAATTATAGATTTTTTAAAGGGACTGGGACTATAA
- a CDS encoding MFS transporter, which translates to MKVKGLRWYIIALIAFATVINYVDRSAINIMWPYIYKEFGIADVDNKSALALITTFFMIAYALGQTFTGKLMDAVGTRLGMTISIIGWSISIALHSFARSLMSFNIFRFMLGFSEAGNWPGATKSNAEWFPAKERAIAQGIFGAGASLGSVVSAPIIALLYIAFGWKMTFVLIASLGLIWIIPWLVINKATPEKHPWLTEKERNYILDAEPNANASVEVAPVLTWRELLKFRNTWGIITSRFFIDPVWWLFVTWLPTFLKEQFLFDIKQIGTFTWLPYLFAAIGSLVGGYHSSWQIKQGITAVKARKNSIAIGCGVMLLSLVAIVYFLDTLKDTPTLAMVLIGTTLFGFQFLIGNIQTLPSDYFNGKNVGTVAGMGGTAAVAGTLLTTWAVPIITKTSYVSFFVLAAVLVPMAWICIKYMTSKKITN; encoded by the coding sequence ATGAAAGTAAAAGGATTAAGATGGTACATTATTGCACTGATTGCCTTTGCAACGGTGATCAACTATGTAGACCGTAGTGCCATCAACATCATGTGGCCTTATATTTATAAGGAATTTGGGATTGCTGATGTTGACAATAAAAGTGCGCTGGCGCTAATTACTACCTTCTTTATGATTGCCTATGCCCTTGGGCAAACTTTTACAGGCAAGCTGATGGATGCTGTAGGTACCAGACTGGGGATGACGATTTCTATCATTGGCTGGAGCATTTCTATTGCGTTGCACTCCTTTGCCCGTTCATTAATGTCGTTCAATATCTTCAGATTTATGCTCGGCTTTTCAGAAGCAGGAAATTGGCCCGGCGCTACAAAGAGCAATGCAGAGTGGTTTCCGGCAAAAGAGAGGGCTATTGCGCAAGGCATTTTCGGTGCTGGTGCATCCTTAGGCTCGGTAGTTTCGGCTCCTATTATTGCCCTGTTATATATTGCATTTGGCTGGAAGATGACCTTTGTACTCATTGCCTCATTGGGATTGATCTGGATTATTCCATGGCTGGTGATCAACAAGGCAACACCGGAAAAACATCCCTGGTTAACAGAAAAAGAGCGCAATTACATCCTGGATGCTGAGCCTAACGCCAACGCTTCTGTTGAGGTGGCCCCAGTACTGACCTGGAGGGAGCTACTAAAATTCAGAAATACCTGGGGTATCATCACGAGCAGGTTCTTTATTGATCCGGTATGGTGGTTGTTTGTAACCTGGCTGCCTACCTTTTTAAAAGAACAATTCCTGTTCGACATTAAACAGATTGGGACCTTCACCTGGTTGCCATACCTTTTTGCCGCCATAGGCAGTTTAGTTGGTGGCTATCATTCCTCCTGGCAAATTAAACAGGGTATTACCGCCGTAAAAGCAAGAAAAAACTCAATTGCCATAGGTTGTGGCGTCATGCTGCTCTCCTTAGTTGCAATCGTTTATTTCCTCGATACCCTTAAAGACACTCCTACCCTTGCTATGGTATTAATTGGCACTACACTATTTGGTTTTCAGTTTCTTATCGGAAATATTCAAACCTTGCCAAGCGACTATTTTAATGGCAAAAATGTGGGTACAGTGGCCGGCATGGGTGGTACTGCAGCAGTGGCCGGAACATTGCTGACCACATGGGCCGTACCTATTATCACAAAAACAAGTTACGTTTCCTTCTTTGTGCTGGCAGCGGTGCTGGTTCCTATGGCATGGATTTGTATAAAATATATGACATCTAAAAAAATAACTAATTAA